The DNA sequence CCACGAGAAGAATCTCTTCTGCAGGAGAGACATTTCCTCTAAGATTCAGGCGTGCAATCTGGCGTACACTTCCATCGATATCTCCGACTTGGAGGATTGTATCGACTTCGTTGTCATTACTGAACGTTGCGACTGTCAGGGGTAAGAGTAGTTCTCGTGCACCTCCACCTAAAATAACAATCAGTTCGCCCTCTGCGTCATTTATCAAATCTACACAATGGAGTGTTGTTTCAACAAAATCAGTATACGGTAGATACTCTGTTTCTAACTGGAGACTTGGTACTACTTGTGTCAGGACATCTCTGACGTCGGAAAAGGCGTCATGACCGCGGTCACTCCCATCTATCGGTTGAAGTAGAATGACTCGGTCGTTATCATCTAATCCCTGACTCAAGACAGGTTTGACAACCCGTCGACTGTCGAACCCGAGTGGGGCGAGGTAGGTGCGCATGCATCTTTAGACGGGACCACGAACCGTTACTGTTCCGGAATCATGCAACAGTCACTACAATCTTCGCACTCGAATGGGACAATTACGACCAAAATTCTCTGAAAAAATACCCCATTCGTTCTAACCGCGATCCTCTCTGTTTCATTTTCATGCAACACACACAGAAGTGTTGCATACGAGACAAATTTATGGTGGTAGACTGAGAAGTGGTTCATGTTCGCATCAACCGCTTCCAGGTGGCCAGCACCATGGAACGGATAGCCACATCTATGCATGTGTTAACCTTCCAACAAGTTTATATCGGTTACAATGGAATTGTTAACCAGTCGCATTCGGCGCTCATCTGCCAGGGTGGTCGATTTGAGCACAGCGAAGGCTATGGACTTGCGAATGCTGCGGGCGACGAACCCACCCCAAGAAAGGAGGAATACGAATCAGGATGAACTCGGACACCACGAAAGGGGGAACGGCGACACTACCAAACTTCGGCGGCACGAGAGATACGTTTCTCGTAATCAGAGATCCACAATTAGCAAAGGGTGGCACCCAAGCACGCGCACAACTGCGGTCATTGCCACTTCTCGCAGCATTCGGCCTTGAAAGGGTCGCGCATCCAGAAATCTACGATAATGGACTCCGACTCGTCGATTACGATCTCGTCACCAACGAGAATCTCCGAGAACACGGTGTGGCGAACGTCGACTTTCCGCTAGTGCACTACGTCAGTCAGGAGATGCTGACTGGTGACCTCCAAGATACGTCTCGCCCGTATGACGACCAAGATGTCATTCGCCGATTGCTACAAGAACGTCCCGAGGGGGCACTCTACGTTCTCGTCACCGACACGTATGGGCCACAGATGCCCAGGATTACAAGGAATCCAGGCAAGTCGTTCATCGACGAGTTCGAGAGTACAGTCATTGACTATGAGGGTCTCTTGAAGGGATTTCTAGAAGAACACGTCGACACAGGATTACCGCTGTCGACGACACAGAATCTGTATTACCACCAGGTATCTGCCCATCACAAACAGGCTGGTTTGCCAGCAGGGTCCATCCCAGAGTTGTTCGACTATACACAGATCCCTGCCGACAGTCCAGCATGGGATCCACTTGAGTACCTCATCCGCGAGGACGCCGACAACGTGCTGGAGGGATTCTCACAACGCATCCGAGAAGCACTTCGCTCGTGGACCGAGCGTGGGCCCACCCAGAGCGTAGCCAACCGCATGTTAGATATGTTAGAGCTGGTGGAATTCGAGCCAGACCGACTAGAACAGTACCGCTACCGTCACGAAGAGCACCAATGAGCACATACACACGATCGCAAAGTAAGCCTGACAAACTCCTCACTGGGTACATCTCGGTGAGAGCACCAGAACTGAAACACATTTACCACTCACTTCAGGAGACGACGAGCGTTTCCGAGGTGGCGAAGAAATTCGGCCGACCGTCGATCAAGGGGGTGGAAAGAGACCACATCGAGGACACACTTCGGTTTCTGAGCGCGGTAGACCTCGTCGACAGCCCGACCGGTGACGTCACAGACACTGTCGAACGGATTAACGACGAGCTGTTCGATGATCTCCCCTTTGAAGCACGTCTTCTCTACAATTGCAATCAACAGGAGGGACGGCAGTCACATTTTGCTGGGATCTACCGAGCACTGATGAGTGCAGGTACGCGCGTAATTGATTCCGACCGCGACGAGGTTCGCACCCTCCTGAAACGTGAGACACCATTCGAGTTTGAGTGGACTGATGAGAAAATCAACATGTGGGTCACTCTGTGTGAACAACTGGGTCTCATCTCAGAGACCGATGATGGAATTCTCTTGAGCCCCTGCAGAGCTTTGTTGCACGATGCACTCCTCGTAGCGCCCAGGCAAGAAGATGAAACACCGAGTTACAGCGAATCAGTCGAAGACGGTGAGTTTTACAGAGCACTCAACTGGGTCAACGACAATCTGTTCACGGTCTTCCAAGCACGAACAGGCACGCCGCTAGTTCATCCCGCTATCGCCGACGTACTTCGCAACATGGAAGCAGACGGTGTGCTCACACTTTCTGCTCCCGGTGACGCACGCAACGAGGTGAAGTTGCCACCAACCGACCTCTCGAAAAACGTCCGCGGGAACCGACAAAGTGTCACACACTTCTCGCTTGATTCTCGCCCGTCTGAAACGGCATACCAGTATCCACTTGATCAGGTCGTGATTCACAAATGAGCCAACCAGCATCCGATACACGGACAGACAACGATTTACCGCGCTACTGGGACGATGAGTTAGTCGACCACTTCATCACCTCGGAAGCACACGCAAAGAACAAGACGCCAGAGCAGTTCAAGGAAACACACGTCGACATCGACCGAATCTACGCAGATAACTTGACGCCAATTGGTGTTTCTGGCGATTTCGTCACCCAGGAACACGTATTAGAGTCAATCACTCGGTCAAATCTGAATGATCCGAACCGGATTTTCATCGTCCGCGGTGAACCAGGCGCCGGTAAGAGCCAACTCTGTGAGTGGCTTCGATACCGCATCAACGGCTATGGGGACGAAGACGACGGCGTCGAGAACTACGAGGCCCTCCACGTTTCTCGAAGCCAAACCCAGATCGACCAGATCATCAAAATTCTCACCGAACCACTGGGAATCGACAAGAACGTCCGCAACATCCAGGGGAGCAACCCACACGACTTGGCAGACCCTATCGTGGGTCTCCTCCGTGGGTACTGGCCTACAGACCTTCTCTCTGACGAAGAACTCCATGAACTAACCGAAAAGCGCGATGACCACACAGATTTACGGGAGATTTTCGCCAAGAACATCGAGGAGTACCAACGAGCACTCGACTCTCGCGATGAAAATCCCGATTTCCAACTGCTGACGAAACACGACTACCGTGAACTTCGCCTCACATTGAGTTTTGGCGACAAGCTACGGGAGAATCAAGACCTCATCTTTCCTTCCCTGAAGAATCAGGCTCACGAATACCTCTCAGATAATCTTGTCGGGAACTTCAAAGAACAACTCCAGGAGTACTCTGAGAAGTACCTGGAACGTGGCATTCGCCCGGTGCTCATCTGTGAGGATCTCACGACGTTCAGTGTTCTAAAGGAGCAACTCTTAGACCATATCTTCGAACTTAGCAGCAGCAACTTCGATATCGTCCTCGGGTGGACGATTGGCTGGGAGCAGGACAACCTGAACGACGCGTTCGCACGTGAAGACGCTGCCACGTACATGCGTGGGCGCTGTGAGGGGTATCTCACGATGACCGACGAAAAGGGTGAAGCGTACTTCCTCGACGACGACGTGTCGGTTGCCCTCGCTCGCTCGTATCTCGATGCGATAAAGCGCAACTCTAGCGGGAGTGGCGTCCCAGAGGAAGTGGAAGCAGCGTTCGATGGCCTTTATCCATTCAACGAACACTTCATCCACGTTGCGTACCGGCAACTCAACGATGAGGGTGGACGGAAAACGCCTCGGTTGCTCTTGCTCCGTGTGGTGAAACACTGCCTCAAATCGTCGTTATTGCCGTACGAGGCGATGAAGACAAATCCGTTCGTTGACACGCCAACCTTCGCCATCGACATGAAGTACGATCAAATCTATCAGGACATCAGTAGATGGTACGGTGTCCCTGTCGAAGACGGTGCGACCGATGGTGGCATCGGGGTCAAAGTCGGTATCTTCGAAACGTTCGGGATCGACCTTCCCGACAGCAGCGTCGCTCATGTCAAAGGAGACTACGTGGTATTTAAAAAGGGCAAAGGAACCAACATCATCGACAAAATCAAGAATCCACCGACTCCCAACTATGACCTCAACGAGGAAGAGGAGCAGGTTGAGGTTGACGATGAGATCGAAGACGATGAAGAGGAGGTCGTCGTCGTGGACGAAACAGAACTCACTGAGGAGCAGCGAGAGCAACAGCGAAAGGTCCAGGAGTTCCAGGACTGGGTGACAAGTGGGGAGGCTTACCCGAGCTCTGACACGCTCCACGCTGGCGCTGTTGCGGCACTGGAGCGATGGCATGACCCGACACGTCTCAGCAATCCGAATGCGTCAACTCGGTCTGCTGGCGCTATCTACCACGCCAAGGGTAACACCATTCCAGTGTCCATCCAGGGAGACCAACAGCGACAGTCGACTATCGATGTCGAACTCGAGTACGGCACAGACCACGCAGACCTCTACACCCCGATGCTCGAGTATGGGCTTTTCGGCATGTTCGACCCGGAGACGACGAACTTCGATCAACTTCGCGCGTGGGCAGACACAAACGTCGCTCAGTTCAAGCACGACATGCGAGCGGAGGTAGAATCGTGCCTCCCTGGTGACCTCACCATCGAGAAGACGCTCATCCTCGCCCAATTCTTCCTCATCAACGCGGGGCGGGGCGCGGAAATCGAAAATGAAACGCTATCTTCGGAGCTCGTGTTCGAGGAGTACGACAGTAATCAACCGTACGGGAAACCGATTGTCGAACACTTCAATAAAGACAGTGCGTTCGGACATGCCTTCACCAATCTGTCGACGCGATCCAGCGATATCGCCGACCTCATCGAGGGTTTCTTCCTCCTCAAGTCGAACGTCGTCGACTTCAACCGTTTATCTGCGGCACGCCAGGAAGTAGCAGCTAACTACGTCGCGTACGTCGACGCCGCGATGATGATTGACATCGGTGACCTAGCCGACGCCTACAAAATTGGAACCACACGGAATCAGGCAAGAACGAAAGTCTCGACGTTGTTGAAGGCGGTCTCAGACTACGCGAAGGAACTTGACCGTCTGACGGTCGAGGAAGACGCCGCACACATCCAGTCAGCCCTCAAGCCGGTCGAGCGGTGGTTCGATAGTAGTCATCGTGTCGATCAACTCGCCGAGTGGTTCGAGACGCTACGAACCTGTGCGGGGGCAATGGATGTACCCATCAGCGCGAGCTGCGAGGAAGCCTACAACATCCTTACTGAATCCCCAGAAAAAGTCCGTCTTACAGACTTCCGCTCCGATCTCGAAACCTTCCAAGAAATGGAAGATGCATCCGGTGTGGAACTTGTCTCCCACCTCCACGACTACGCTCGAAGTCGGCACGAACAGGAGGCCTGGAAGATTTACGAAGCGTTCGACTCGCTCATTTGCGAGTTGCAAGATCAAGACCACGCAGAAGGAGTAAACCTCGACCACCGTATCAAACAACTCTCTGAATTCAGTGAGTACGAGAAGAAACGCCAGTCTATCCTCTCCATCACAAAGGACATTTAAATGTCAAGTAACCAATCACTACCGACAACCATCGAAGCGCTCGAAACCAAAGCACGCGAGCACAAGCAAGCACAAAACACGCAATTTCACGTGTCTGTCGCACGGACAAACATTCGCGAACTCAATCGAGAACTGGATAGCCTCGCCACCTCGCTCAGTGACCTGCAGTACTACACCGCGGTTCTCGAAGGTGCGTTCGACGAGTCTGCACCAACCATGGTGCGGACCGCGGTTACCCAGGCAAAGAAGGCAGTAGCCGTAACCCAGGACACTCTCTTGACGAACTTACAAAGCGGCGAGTTCGCCGAGGAAGCAGCCCTCCCGTCTGATGATGGGTACGATTCCGATGAATTAACTCCAGAAGTCAAGACGCAGATTTCGAAGATTCAGTCGGCGAAGACGCAGGTAGATGATGTCACGAACACTATCGTAGACCAACTCGAGAAAGAGGCGAAGAGTTGGAAGACGAAGGTCACGGCTGCAGAGGAACTGCAGAAAATCATCGGAGGGAAGAACACCGACTTCGCCCGCACCCTAACACACTTGCAAAAGCTCCTCCGCAACCAGTTGCTGGACCCAAGTGGGAGCGCGTCGAATTTCGTCGACCAGTGGGGGAACGCGACCAGCAACTGGGAGGAGTACCAATCACTCCAGAGCTTCGACGACTTCCAGGCGAAACACAATCTCTCTAAATCCACCATCGAAGATATCAAAAAACTCAGCAAATCCAAGCGACTTACCCTTGCTGACGTTTCCCTTGACTCGCTCACCGAGATGAAGAACGTCCCCGAACTCGAATCTGCCGTTGAACTGAGCCTCTAATCATGCAAGACCCCGTCTTTCGCGCAGAACAAATGCAAGCTGCCTACCACGACTACTTCATTGGTCGTGGCGGCCGGGCAGCCAGGAGTGTCGCCAATCGCCTCGCAGAGGGTGAAGACGACATCACTGGTATCCGCGGTCCGTACCTCCAGGCGCTTGACATTCCGAATTGGAGTGGCCGATCCTGGGAGGAATTCGCCAAATCGACACGCCTCGACCCCCGTATACGAATTGCATTTTCGAAAATCGGGTTCGAGCGACTCTACGACTTCCAGGAACGCAGTGTTGAGGCCATCCTCTCTGGCGACAACACAGTCATCACAGCTGCGACGGGTCGGGGTAAAACAGAAGCATGGCTCATCCCCATCCTCAACCGCATTCTCGAACTGAAAGAGGCAGAAAACAGGGACGACACGAGTGTCAAAGCTACGCTCATTTACCCAACGAAGGCGCTTGCCCAAGACCAACTGAAACGTCTCTTGCAGTATCTCTACCTCATCAACAAGCAACTCCCCTCACAAGACCGCATTACCGTCGGCATCTACGACGGCGATACGCCTCGAAACGTCGGCGAGTCAGGCTCGGAGGGGTACCTCAACGCTACGTTTCGACATTTCGCATGTCCTGGATTCAATCCCGAACTTAGCAAATGCCAGGATTGTGGTGGTGGCGTCCGTATCAGAAACACCGTCGACCGCTTCAAACTCATCCCCGAAAAAGCGAGCTGTGAGGATGACACGCCGTACGACGTTCCACTGGACTTCCTTCGACTGACGAAATACGATATCCTCGAAAACGGCGTCGATATCATACTGACTAACCCGGATACAATCAACTACCGACTCATCAACATTAACGCAGAAGACGAACATCAGCGATTCATTTACGAACCCGAATTTCTCGTATTCGACGAAGTCCACACCTACGATGGATTGTTTGGTAGTTACACGTCAACGCTGATGAAGCGCATCCAATCGCTCCGGAACTCCCGGGGAACAAGCGACCTTCAACTCATTGCAAGCAGTGCGACCGTTGAAAACGACCTCGAACTGTTCCAGAAGGTCAGTGGTGCTGTCGACGTCACGCAAGTGAGCGAATCACCCCGGAAACTCACAGCTGTCACCCCTTCCCGTGTCCCGGCAGCGTTCACGACGGAGTCGATCTCTGTCGATCGCATTCTGGAAGCGACCGCTACCTTAGATGACAGCGTACCGGGGTTGGATGCATTCGATTATACGTTGGCAGACGCGACGAGTTTCGATCGAGATCGGCGCGAAACGCTCGTCAGCGACGCATTGTTCGACCACCTTACAGGAGAAACCGATGACGAAGGAGTTCAGGTGGTACAGCTTGTCCATCAGTTACTCTACGACGAACCATGCACTCGAAAGGACCTCAAAAACCGCCTGTCGAAGAGGTTCGAACTCGACGACGAGAAAACCGACCGACTCATCGCCAACGTGCGTACACTCGGAGAGTTCTCTGGGCTATTGGAGAATCGAAGCCACGTGTTCTCTTGGCCAATCGATGGGTTCTACGCGTGCGCAGCCTGTGAGACAGTGTACCGGTCACCACAGGACTCGTGTCGAACATGTGGTTTCTCGTTCGTGACACGGTCGACGTACTGTCGCCATTGCAGTGATGAGTATCTAGTGGCTTGGTCCTGTCCGTCGTGCCACCAACTCGAACCATATACCCCGACTGAACATGGGTCGGTTGGCCACGACGAGGAACACGTCTGCCGTCGCTGTGAGACCGCCCGCAATGAAACGACCCAGATGATTCGGGTGACGTTCAAGCCGTATTTCGAATGCCGTGACTGTGGCCACCACACAGAACGCACAACGATCCACGAGTGTCTCGACTGTGGATCGAGAACGGTCAGAACGGCCAGCGCAGAGTTTACGTGCATAAACCCAACCTGTGAAAAGACTCATCGAGCAGAACAAATCTGCGGTCGGTGTGAGAGCCCTGCTCTCGACGTAGCAACTACTTCAGGGCCGATAGACTGTATCGAATGCGGGGCGACGTACAACAATGATGTCCCAGATACCTGCACTGAATGCTCTGCCTCGCTTTCGTCGACGCGGTACGTTCCGTGGGTCTGTACGAATGACTCATGCGAGCGAATACATTTCAACTCCACTCCGC is a window from the Haladaptatus sp. ZSTT2 genome containing:
- the csa3 gene encoding CRISPR-associated CARF protein Csa3, with translation MRTYLAPLGFDSRRVVKPVLSQGLDDNDRVILLQPIDGSDRGHDAFSDVRDVLTQVVPSLQLETEYLPYTDFVETTLHCVDLINDAEGELIVILGGGARELLLPLTVATFSNDNEVDTILQVGDIDGSVRQIARLNLRGNVSPAEEILLVDLVNLPTPLSISGIANELDKSKSTIARHVNNLENEGFVKSKQEGREKTIEITDSGRVYLRGKKNTNSNN